The proteins below are encoded in one region of Spirochaetota bacterium:
- the cas7c gene encoding type I-C CRISPR-associated protein Cas7/Csd2, translating into MTDSKALKNKIDFAVIISVKRANPNGDPLNGNRPRQTYDGFGEISDVCLKRKMRNRLQDMGESIFVQSDDNRADDFRSLNDRFKNAKEKWDKEFKEKNRKSDKIRDNASEEWFDVRAFGQVFAFKAKKGKDGDDTEDNSDAVSIGIRGPVTIQSAFSIEPITPDSLQITKSVNLETENNPDKKSSDTMGMKHRVDKGVYVTFGAINTQLASKTDFSDADAEKIKAALKTLFVNDASSARPEGSMEVVEVIWWKHNNKNGQYSSAKVHRSLEVKLKDEQKEPESISDYDIILNPLDGLNPEIIPGQ; encoded by the coding sequence ATGACGGACAGTAAAGCGCTTAAAAACAAAATCGATTTTGCAGTGATTATTTCAGTAAAACGGGCTAATCCGAACGGAGATCCTTTAAACGGGAACCGTCCGCGTCAAACATATGATGGTTTCGGTGAAATTTCCGATGTATGTCTTAAACGAAAGATGCGTAATCGTCTACAAGATATGGGTGAATCAATTTTTGTACAGTCCGATGACAATCGTGCTGATGATTTCCGTTCACTTAATGACCGATTCAAGAATGCGAAAGAAAAGTGGGATAAAGAATTTAAGGAAAAAAATAGAAAGTCTGATAAAATACGAGACAATGCTTCTGAAGAATGGTTTGACGTGAGAGCTTTTGGACAAGTTTTTGCTTTTAAAGCAAAGAAAGGCAAAGATGGGGACGATACAGAAGATAATTCAGATGCTGTGTCTATAGGAATTCGCGGTCCAGTAACAATCCAGAGCGCGTTCAGCATCGAGCCGATAACGCCGGATAGTCTACAAATAACAAAGAGTGTCAATCTGGAAACTGAAAATAACCCGGATAAAAAATCTTCAGACACGATGGGTATGAAACACAGGGTTGATAAAGGTGTTTATGTGACTTTTGGTGCAATTAACACACAACTTGCCAGCAAGACAGACTTTTCTGATGCTGATGCGGAAAAAATCAAAGCGGCTTTGAAAACTCTGTTTGTAAATGATGCGTCTTCCGCTCGTCCAGAAGGCAGCATGGAGGTAGTTGAGGTAATCTGGTGGAAACATAATAACAAAAATGGACAGTATTCATCGGCAAAGGTCCATCGTTCCTTGGAGGTTAAACTGAAAGATGAGCAAAAAGAACCTGAAAGTATAAGTGATTATGATATAATTCTCAATCCATTGGATGGATTAAATCCTGAAATAATTCCTGGCCAATAA
- a CDS encoding addiction module protein produces the protein MTQTAQKILEEIKLLSPIERVELIDKIYKTFDPETDLEVEKAWVEESERRLADYKSGKSTVISEDEVFYRIEKDGKK, from the coding sequence ATGACACAAACTGCACAAAAAATACTTGAGGAGATCAAATTACTTTCTCCAATTGAACGGGTTGAATTAATAGACAAAATATATAAAACCTTCGATCCGGAAACCGATCTTGAAGTAGAAAAAGCCTGGGTCGAAGAATCTGAACGTCGCCTTGCCGACTACAAGAGCGGTAAATCTACCGTTATATCTGAAGATGAAGTATTTTATCGCATCGAAAAAGACGGTAAAAAATGA
- a CDS encoding type II toxin-antitoxin system RelE/ParE family toxin, producing the protein MDEFAGAVEYYNSERPGLGFEFAAEVRNALNRIKKYPDSWPAVTENIMKCIINRFPFAVLYHREDDRIVILALMHMKRKPGYWKKRTE; encoded by the coding sequence TTGGATGAATTCGCCGGGGCTGTAGAATACTATAACTCCGAACGTCCCGGTCTTGGGTTCGAATTCGCCGCCGAGGTGAGGAATGCTTTGAACAGGATAAAAAAATATCCAGATTCATGGCCTGCTGTCACGGAAAATATCATGAAATGCATTATAAATCGTTTTCCTTTCGCTGTTCTTTATCACAGGGAAGATGATCGCATCGTTATTTTGGCATTAATGCATATGAAGAGAAAGCCCGGATACTGGAAAAAGCGGACTGAATAA
- the cas4 gene encoding CRISPR-associated protein Cas4, with product MYTDDDFIQLSSLQHYMFCPRQCGLIHVHGLWEENRFTARGRVLHERVDSGEEETRGSDHVVRSLNIYSREYGLSGRADVVEFKDEQGVMRPFPVEYKSGKPKTDERDLVQLCAQAICLEEMTGVHIPEGALFYGKTRHRVKALMTEELRKITIDAIGAVHDMIRCRSVPAGEYQKKCDTCSLNDECMPKLGERKIKRFIEGLFITDEASS from the coding sequence ATGTACACCGACGATGACTTCATCCAACTCTCTTCATTGCAGCATTACATGTTCTGCCCTCGGCAATGCGGGCTGATACATGTGCATGGCCTATGGGAAGAGAACAGGTTCACCGCCAGGGGGAGGGTGCTCCATGAACGGGTCGATTCTGGAGAGGAGGAGACTCGTGGTTCGGATCATGTCGTCCGCAGCCTGAATATCTACAGCAGGGAATACGGGCTTTCCGGCAGGGCCGATGTGGTTGAATTCAAGGATGAACAGGGCGTCATGAGGCCTTTCCCGGTTGAATATAAATCGGGAAAACCGAAAACGGATGAGAGGGACCTGGTGCAGCTCTGCGCCCAGGCTATCTGTCTTGAGGAGATGACAGGAGTCCATATCCCTGAAGGAGCGTTGTTTTATGGAAAAACACGGCACAGGGTCAAGGCCTTGATGACTGAAGAATTAAGAAAGATAACCATCGATGCCATAGGCGCTGTTCATGATATGATAAGATGTCGATCAGTCCCAGCCGGTGAATATCAAAAAAAATGCGATACTTGCTCGCTCAATGACGAATGTATGCCGAAACTCGGTGAGCGAAAAATAAAGCGTTTTATTGAAGGATTGTTCATAACCGATGAAGCGTCATCTTAA
- the cas1c gene encoding type I-C CRISPR-associated endonuclease Cas1: protein MKRHLNTLYISSPDAFIRKEGETFVVELDGKKALQAPAATIENIVCFGFKPVTPALMAFCAENNIGISYLSRTGRFLARVYGEQKGNVLLRKEQYAISDSNERSMKIAKNIVAAKIANSRNLLQRHIRNHGAESDCSSIEQCVRTLASNLSKVEHTSNPDELRGYEGECAALYFGCFNSMITSQKEDFVFKGRSKRPPLDNVNALLSFVYMILVNDIRSALETTGLDPQVGFFHRIRPGRPSLALDIMEEYRAYIADRVVLNLINLNQVSRDDFEKKETGEIRLSDKARKEAIIAYQKRKDEVITHPLLEDKTTIGLLPHIQAMLLARYIRGDIGEYPPFYIK from the coding sequence ATGAAGCGTCATCTTAACACATTGTATATTTCATCACCGGACGCATTTATACGTAAAGAGGGTGAAACATTTGTCGTCGAATTGGACGGCAAGAAAGCGTTACAGGCGCCGGCTGCGACAATCGAGAATATCGTATGCTTCGGCTTTAAACCAGTCACACCGGCCCTCATGGCATTCTGCGCCGAGAATAATATCGGCATAAGCTATCTTTCAAGGACCGGACGGTTTCTGGCTCGCGTGTACGGTGAGCAAAAGGGCAATGTGCTTCTCAGGAAGGAGCAATACGCAATCTCTGATTCCAATGAGCGTTCCATGAAGATAGCGAAAAACATCGTCGCCGCTAAAATCGCCAACAGCCGAAACCTCCTCCAGCGTCATATACGAAACCATGGCGCTGAATCCGATTGTTCATCTATAGAGCAGTGTGTCAGAACACTGGCGTCGAATCTCTCTAAAGTCGAACATACCTCAAATCCAGATGAATTGCGGGGCTATGAGGGTGAATGCGCAGCCTTGTATTTCGGCTGTTTCAATTCCATGATAACATCACAAAAAGAAGACTTCGTGTTCAAGGGCAGATCAAAGAGGCCGCCCCTGGATAATGTCAACGCCCTGCTGTCCTTTGTATATATGATACTGGTGAACGATATCAGGTCAGCCCTTGAAACGACTGGCCTCGATCCTCAGGTGGGCTTTTTCCACAGAATACGTCCTGGACGGCCGAGTCTTGCCCTTGATATCATGGAGGAATACAGGGCGTACATAGCCGACAGGGTTGTTCTGAATCTTATCAACCTGAACCAGGTGTCAAGGGACGATTTCGAGAAAAAGGAAACGGGAGAAATAAGGCTAAGCGACAAGGCGCGGAAGGAAGCAATAATCGCATACCAGAAAAGGAAAGATGAAGTGATTACGCATCCCCTTCTTGAGGATAAAACAACCATCGGCCTTCTTCCGCATATCCAGGCAATGCTGCTGGCCCGTTATATCAGGGGAGATATCGGCGAATATCCTCCTTTCTACATCAAGTGA
- the cas2 gene encoding CRISPR-associated endonuclease Cas2, translating into MMVLVSYDVSTIDGLGRRRLRLVAKECVNHGIRVQKSVFECKVDPAKWELFKAKLLKLYNPGEDSLRFYFLGSNWKRRVEHHGINAPVELDEPLIV; encoded by the coding sequence ATGATGGTCCTCGTGTCATATGATGTTTCCACTATAGACGGTCTTGGGAGGAGGCGTCTTCGCCTTGTCGCGAAAGAATGCGTCAATCATGGCATAAGGGTTCAGAAATCGGTCTTTGAATGCAAGGTAGATCCAGCAAAATGGGAGCTTTTTAAAGCAAAGCTGTTGAAATTATATAATCCCGGCGAGGATAGCTTGAGATTTTACTTCCTGGGAAGCAACTGGAAGCGCCGTGTGGAGCATCACGGCATTAATGCCCCTGTGGAGCTGGATGAGCCATTAATCGTCTAG